The following proteins are encoded in a genomic region of [Eubacterium] hominis:
- a CDS encoding 3-hydroxybutyryl-CoA dehydrogenase (converts (S)-3-hydroxybutanoyl-CoA to 3-acetoacetyl-CoA) yields MKKVGVIGAGTMGQGIANAFATNGYDVTVCDIKLEWAQGGIDKIGKKLDKLVTREKMTAEKAAEIKGNLKAGEYKDLADCDLVVEAVLEIMETKKELFSTLDEICKESCIFGTNTSSLSVTEIAKGIKHPVIGMHFFNPADRMKLVEVISGINTPVETKDAIIEISKSLGKTPVEVAEGPGFVVNRILIPMINEAACILQEGIASIEDIDTAMKLGANHPMGPLALGDLIGLDIVVAIMDVLYAETHDSKYRCCTLLRKMVRGGKLGQKTGIGFYDYSK; encoded by the coding sequence ATGAAAAAAGTTGGAGTTATTGGTGCCGGAACAATGGGCCAGGGTATCGCTAATGCTTTCGCTACAAACGGATACGATGTAACTGTTTGTGACATCAAATTAGAATGGGCACAGGGTGGTATCGACAAAATCGGTAAAAAATTAGACAAATTGGTTACAAGAGAAAAAATGACTGCTGAAAAAGCTGCTGAAATCAAAGGAAACTTAAAAGCTGGAGAATACAAAGATTTAGCTGACTGTGATTTAGTTGTAGAAGCTGTTCTTGAAATCATGGAAACTAAGAAAGAATTATTCTCTACATTAGATGAAATCTGTAAAGAAAGCTGTATCTTTGGTACAAACACTTCTTCTTTATCAGTAACTGAAATCGCTAAGGGAATCAAACACCCAGTAATCGGTATGCACTTCTTTAATCCAGCAGATCGTATGAAACTGGTTGAAGTTATCTCTGGTATCAACACACCAGTTGAAACAAAAGATGCTATCATCGAAATCAGTAAATCATTAGGAAAAACTCCAGTAGAAGTTGCTGAAGGTCCTGGATTCGTTGTTAACCGTATCCTGATTCCTATGATCAATGAAGCTGCATGTATCTTACAGGAAGGTATCGCTTCTATCGAAGATATCGATACTGCTATGAAACTTGGTGCTAACCACCCTATGGGACCTTTAGCATTAGGTGACTTAATCGGTTTGGATATCGTTGTTGCAATCATGGATGTATTATACGCAGAAACTCACGATTCTAAATATCGTTGCTGTACATTATTGAGAAAAATGGTACGTGGCGGTAAATTAGGTCAGAAGACTGGAATCGGATTCTACGATTACTCTAAATAA
- a CDS encoding electron transfer flavoprotein subunit alpha/FixB family protein yields MAKFEGYKDIYVFVEQRNGVIANVGYELISEARKLVASIPHMGFQVVGVLLGHNIKDQAQDVIAHGADKVIVADDAMLEGYSTQFYADTLTQIINKFKPDSFLTGATVLGRDLAPRVAARLNAGLTADATKIEMDPEKTDEALLLVTRPTFGGNLFGTIICPDTRPQMATIRPNVFSMDPVDASRTGEVIEFTPEFADKDAKVIVKETIAKVVEGIDITKCDILVGAGRGAEDCLDMVQAVADELGGAMCASRAVVDDGFVSKDIQVGQTGKTVRPSLYIACGISGACQHVAGMEKSDMIIAINRDPQAEIFSIANMGFVGDVKEILPLLKEEIIAAKKA; encoded by the coding sequence ATGGCTAAATTTGAAGGATACAAAGATATTTACGTATTCGTTGAACAGAGAAACGGCGTGATCGCCAATGTTGGATACGAATTAATTTCTGAAGCTAGAAAATTGGTTGCATCCATTCCTCACATGGGATTCCAGGTTGTTGGTGTTTTATTAGGACACAACATCAAGGATCAGGCACAGGATGTTATCGCTCACGGTGCTGACAAAGTAATCGTAGCTGATGATGCTATGCTTGAAGGATATTCAACTCAGTTCTATGCTGATACATTAACTCAGATCATTAATAAATTTAAACCAGACAGCTTCTTAACTGGAGCTACTGTTTTAGGACGTGACTTGGCACCACGTGTTGCTGCACGTTTAAATGCAGGTTTGACTGCTGATGCTACAAAAATCGAAATGGACCCAGAAAAAACTGACGAAGCTTTATTATTAGTAACTCGTCCTACATTCGGTGGTAACTTATTCGGTACAATCATCTGTCCAGACACTCGTCCACAGATGGCTACTATTCGTCCAAACGTATTCAGTATGGATCCAGTAGATGCTTCAAGAACTGGTGAAGTTATTGAATTTACTCCAGAATTCGCTGACAAAGATGCAAAAGTTATCGTTAAAGAAACAATCGCAAAAGTTGTTGAAGGAATCGATATTACAAAATGCGATATCTTAGTTGGTGCAGGACGTGGAGCAGAAGACTGCTTAGATATGGTACAGGCTGTTGCTGATGAATTAGGCGGAGCTATGTGTGCTTCTCGTGCAGTTGTTGACGATGGATTCGTTAGCAAAGATATCCAGGTTGGTCAGACTGGTAAGACAGTTCGTCCAAGCTTATACATTGCTTGTGGTATTTCAGGTGCTTGTCAGCACGTTGCTGGTATGGAAAAATCAGATATGATTATCGCTATCAACCGTGACCCACAGGCTGAAATCTTCAGCATTGCAAACATGGGATTTGTTGGTGACGTAAAAGAAATCCTTCCATTATTAAAAGAAGAAATCATCGCTGCGAAAAAAGCATAA
- a CDS encoding electron transfer flavoprotein subunit beta/FixA family protein, which yields MKIIALVKQVPDSTEIRVDKVTGTLIRAGVPSIINPDDLAGVEEALKIKETKDDVTVTVISMGPPQASGMLKELLARGVDECVLITDRAFAGADTCATSSTLAAAIEKIGYDLIIAGRQAIDGDTAQVGPQTAERLDIPQVTYVDKIIDINDKVITVRKSLEDSEEIIEAKLPCLLTTLSGMNTPRYMNCNDIVDSFNKEVKIMTFNDLGIDASKVGLAGSPTKVHHTFTKDVTAETETYELPAGEAAKLIAKTLKEKQIITK from the coding sequence ATGAAAATTATCGCTCTTGTTAAACAGGTACCGGACTCAACTGAGATCCGTGTTGATAAAGTAACTGGTACATTGATTCGTGCCGGTGTTCCAAGTATCATTAACCCAGACGACTTAGCTGGTGTTGAAGAAGCTTTAAAAATTAAAGAAACAAAAGATGATGTAACTGTTACAGTTATCTCTATGGGACCTCCACAGGCTAGTGGAATGTTAAAAGAATTATTGGCTCGTGGTGTTGACGAATGTGTTCTGATCACTGACCGTGCATTCGCTGGTGCTGACACTTGTGCTACTTCTAGTACACTTGCTGCTGCAATCGAAAAAATCGGTTATGATTTGATCATTGCTGGTCGTCAGGCTATCGATGGTGATACTGCTCAGGTTGGTCCTCAGACTGCTGAACGTTTAGATATCCCTCAGGTAACTTATGTTGACAAAATTATTGACATCAATGACAAAGTCATCACAGTTAGAAAATCTTTGGAAGACAGCGAAGAAATTATCGAAGCTAAACTTCCATGTCTGTTAACAACATTAAGTGGAATGAACACTCCTCGTTACATGAACTGTAATGATATCGTTGATTCTTTCAATAAAGAAGTTAAAATCATGACATTCAATGATTTAGGAATCGACGCTAGCAAAGTTGGTCTTGCAGGTTCTCCAACAAAAGTACATCACACATTCACAAAAGATGTTACTGCTGAAACTGAAACTTACGAACTGCCAGCTGGCGAAGCTGCTAAATTGATTGCTAAGACTTTGAAAGAAAAGCAGATCATTACGAAATAG
- a CDS encoding acyl-CoA dehydrogenase, producing MDFMLTEQQQMMKKLFAEFAEKDVKPLAAEVDEDERFPRENVEKMRECKMLGIPFPREYGGAGADYLSYILAVEELSKKCATTGVVLSAHTSLGTWPIFAFGTEEQKNKYLPDLCTGKKLAAFGLTEPNAGTDAAGQQTTAVKDGDDYILNGTKIFITNAGEADVYVIFAMTDKSKGTHGISAFIVEKGMPGFTVGQHEKKLGIRGSATSELIFNNVRLTKDHLLGQEGKGFKIAMQTLDGGRIGIAAQALGIAQGAIDEVVPYVKSRKQFGRSIAKFQNTQFQLADMQTKTDAARLLVYQAAMAKENGQPYTYLAAEAKLFAAEVAMEVTTKAIQLMGGYGYTRDYPVERMFRDAKITEIYEGTSEVQRMVISGQMLK from the coding sequence ATGGACTTCATGTTAACAGAACAACAACAAATGATGAAGAAGCTATTCGCTGAGTTTGCTGAAAAAGATGTAAAACCTCTTGCAGCAGAAGTCGACGAAGATGAACGTTTCCCACGTGAAAACGTTGAAAAAATGAGAGAATGTAAAATGCTTGGTATTCCATTCCCAAGAGAATACGGTGGAGCTGGAGCTGACTACTTAAGCTACATTCTTGCAGTAGAAGAATTGAGTAAGAAATGTGCAACTACAGGTGTTGTATTATCAGCTCATACTTCATTAGGTACTTGGCCAATCTTCGCATTTGGTACAGAAGAACAGAAAAACAAATATCTGCCTGATTTATGTACAGGTAAAAAACTGGCTGCATTCGGTTTAACAGAACCAAACGCAGGTACAGATGCTGCTGGACAGCAGACTACAGCTGTAAAAGATGGAGATGACTACATCTTAAACGGTACAAAGATCTTTATTACAAACGCTGGTGAAGCTGATGTATATGTTATCTTTGCGATGACTGACAAATCAAAAGGTACACACGGTATTTCTGCATTTATCGTAGAAAAAGGTATGCCAGGATTTACAGTTGGACAGCACGAAAAGAAATTAGGTATCCGTGGTAGTGCAACTAGCGAACTTATTTTCAACAACGTACGTCTTACAAAAGATCACCTGTTAGGTCAGGAAGGTAAAGGATTCAAGATTGCCATGCAGACACTTGATGGTGGACGTATTGGTATCGCTGCTCAGGCATTAGGTATCGCACAGGGTGCTATCGATGAAGTAGTTCCTTATGTTAAATCACGTAAACAGTTTGGACGTTCTATCGCTAAATTCCAGAACACTCAGTTCCAGTTAGCTGATATGCAGACAAAAACTGATGCTGCTAGATTATTAGTTTACCAGGCTGCAATGGCTAAAGAGAACGGACAGCCTTATACTTATTTAGCTGCTGAAGCAAAATTATTTGCTGCTGAAGTTGCTATGGAAGTTACTACAAAAGCTATCCAGTTAATGGGTGGATACGGTTATACTCGTGACTATCCAGTAGAAAGAATGTTCCGTGATGCTAAGATCACTGAAATCTACGAAGGTACTTCTGAAGTACAGCGTATGGTTATTTCTGGCCAGATGTTGAAATAA
- a CDS encoding acetyl-CoA C-acetyltransferase yields the protein MKKTYVVSAKRSAIGSFLGSLTTVKPVDLGATVVKALLEDGKVAPENVDELLCGNVLSAGLGQNIGRQVALAAGIPESVCSHSVNMVCGSGLRTVMEGVMSIQTGFNDIVVAGGVESMSGAPYLIPANTRTGNKMGDFKCVDHMIYDALTDAMNGIHMGVTAENIAKKYNITREMQDEFGYASQQKAIAAVDSGRFKDEIVPVEVKLRKETVIFDTDEHPNRKSTPEKMAKLRPAFIKDGTVTAANASGINDGASFVLLASEDAVEKYGLTPICEIVGIGQGGVDPLTMGLGPTPAIRNALNYAGMKLDDIELVELNEAFAAQSLGVIHELVEEHGIDREAFMAKTNVNGGAIALGHPVGASGNRILVTLIHEMIKRDAKTGLASLCIGGGQGTAVIVKRP from the coding sequence ATGAAAAAAACTTATGTTGTTAGCGCAAAACGTAGCGCAATTGGTAGTTTTCTTGGATCTTTGACAACTGTAAAACCAGTTGACTTAGGTGCTACAGTTGTAAAAGCTTTATTAGAAGACGGAAAAGTTGCTCCAGAAAACGTTGATGAATTACTTTGTGGTAATGTATTAAGTGCTGGATTGGGACAGAACATTGGTCGTCAGGTAGCTTTAGCTGCTGGTATTCCTGAATCAGTATGTTCACACTCAGTAAACATGGTTTGTGGTTCTGGTTTAAGAACTGTAATGGAAGGTGTTATGTCAATCCAGACTGGTTTCAACGATATCGTTGTTGCTGGTGGTGTTGAATCAATGTCAGGTGCTCCTTACCTAATTCCTGCAAACACTCGTACAGGAAACAAAATGGGAGATTTCAAATGTGTTGACCACATGATCTATGATGCATTAACAGATGCTATGAATGGTATTCACATGGGTGTTACTGCAGAAAACATTGCAAAAAAATATAACATCACTCGTGAAATGCAGGATGAATTCGGATATGCTTCTCAGCAGAAAGCAATCGCTGCTGTAGATAGTGGAAGATTCAAAGATGAAATCGTTCCAGTAGAAGTAAAATTACGTAAAGAAACAGTAATTTTTGATACTGATGAACACCCTAACCGTAAATCAACTCCTGAAAAAATGGCTAAATTACGTCCAGCATTCATCAAAGATGGTACTGTAACAGCTGCAAATGCTTCTGGTATCAATGATGGTGCAAGCTTCGTATTGTTAGCTAGTGAAGATGCTGTTGAAAAATATGGTTTAACTCCAATCTGTGAAATCGTTGGTATTGGCCAGGGTGGTGTTGATCCATTAACTATGGGTCTTGGTCCTACTCCAGCAATCCGTAACGCTTTGAACTATGCAGGTATGAAATTAGATGACATCGAATTGGTTGAATTAAACGAAGCATTCGCTGCTCAGTCTTTAGGTGTTATCCACGAATTAGTTGAAGAACACGGTATTGATCGTGAAGCATTCATGGCTAAGACAAACGTAAACGGTGGTGCTATTGCATTAGGACACCCAGTAGGTGCTTCTGGTAACCGTATCTTAGTTACATTGATTCACGAAATGATCAAACGTGATGCTAAGACTGGTCTTGCTTCTCTATGTATTGGTGGAGGACAAGGTACAGCTGTTATCGTTAAACGTCCATAA
- the pcp gene encoding pyroglutamyl-peptidase I: MNVLITGFDPFGGESINPAYEAVKRLPDHIQTANIIKLEIPTVFEECTKLLDEAIQKNHPDLVICVGQAGGRVNITPEFVGINYMDARIPDNKGNQPLQSKIKEDGPDAYFTKLPVKAICEELKSSGIPAVISYSAGTYVCNYVMYSLLYMIDRKYPHIRGGFIHVPYDTSQAAKLSSSTASMPIDMISLGLEKTIKACIEHSEDILIPGGTTH, encoded by the coding sequence ATGAACGTTTTAATTACCGGATTTGATCCATTTGGTGGAGAGTCCATCAATCCTGCTTATGAAGCAGTAAAAAGACTGCCTGATCACATACAGACAGCCAATATTATAAAATTAGAAATACCAACAGTATTTGAAGAATGTACAAAGCTATTGGATGAAGCCATTCAAAAAAATCATCCTGATCTTGTCATCTGTGTAGGACAGGCAGGTGGCAGGGTAAACATTACCCCTGAATTTGTTGGAATCAATTACATGGATGCCAGAATTCCTGATAACAAAGGAAATCAGCCATTACAATCCAAAATAAAAGAAGATGGACCAGATGCTTACTTTACAAAATTGCCTGTCAAAGCAATATGTGAAGAATTAAAGTCTTCAGGCATTCCAGCTGTTATATCTTACTCTGCGGGAACTTATGTATGTAATTATGTCATGTATTCACTATTGTATATGATTGATAGAAAATATCCTCATATCAGGGGAGGGTTTATCCATGTGCCTTATGATACATCCCAGGCAGCAAAGCTTTCTTCATCTACAGCGAGCATGCCAATTGATATGATATCTCTTGGCCTTGAAAAAACCATAAAAGCATGTATTGAACATAGCGAGGATATCCTAATACCAGGAGGAACAACACATTAA
- a CDS encoding DUF979 domain-containing protein, translating to MEFFLSQEVTLSSKLLEILYICIGMIACYSAYRNAFDKSNPHRYGTAFFWGMLGILFMMGKWLPSSVTGVFVMLLVIPVITGKTAKGKLDKPTQEEMQQGFQKIGMKIFIPALCIGLTALCFALFTDISSIAGVGVGVGIAIIILMLMSKENRSTIFLKDARRMLDTVGPMSLLPILLATLGAVFTAAGVGEVISSMVSHIIPSGNLVIGILVYAIGMALFTMVMGNAFAAITVMSVGIGAPFVLALGADPTIVGSLALTCGFCGTLITPMAANFNMVPVAILEMKDKYGVIKKQILVAVILLIFQIIYMIMMS from the coding sequence ATTGAATTCTTTCTCAGCCAGGAAGTTACATTAAGCAGTAAACTGTTAGAAATTTTATATATCTGTATCGGGATGATTGCATGTTATAGTGCTTATCGTAATGCTTTTGATAAAAGCAATCCTCATCGCTATGGTACGGCCTTTTTCTGGGGAATGCTGGGTATTTTATTCATGATGGGGAAATGGCTTCCATCTTCTGTAACCGGAGTGTTTGTAATGCTGCTTGTGATTCCGGTCATCACAGGGAAAACAGCAAAAGGAAAGCTGGATAAGCCAACCCAGGAGGAAATGCAGCAGGGATTTCAAAAAATCGGTATGAAAATATTTATCCCAGCATTATGTATTGGATTGACAGCATTGTGTTTTGCGTTATTTACAGATATCAGCTCAATTGCAGGTGTAGGCGTTGGGGTAGGGATTGCTATCATCATCCTCATGCTTATGTCGAAAGAAAATCGCAGCACAATATTTTTAAAAGATGCACGAAGAATGTTAGATACTGTTGGTCCTATGTCCTTGCTTCCTATACTATTGGCAACCTTGGGTGCTGTATTCACCGCTGCCGGTGTAGGGGAAGTCATCAGTTCTATGGTTTCTCATATCATACCTTCAGGAAACCTTGTGATTGGCATCTTGGTTTATGCAATTGGCATGGCTTTATTTACGATGGTGATGGGAAATGCCTTTGCGGCTATTACAGTCATGAGCGTAGGAATAGGGGCACCATTTGTATTAGCATTAGGCGCAGATCCAACAATTGTAGGAAGTCTTGCGCTAACCTGTGGTTTTTGTGGTACACTAATAACACCGATGGCCGCAAACTTCAATATGGTACCTGTCGCTATTTTAGAAATGAAAGACAAATATGGCGTGATAAAAAAACAGATATTGGTCGCAGTCATCTTATTAATCTTTCAGATCATCTATATGATCATGATGAGCTGA
- a CDS encoding DUF969 domain-containing protein, with amino-acid sequence MEYIKLLGIVIVILGFALKLNSILIIISACVVTAFVSGMDMMTFLETLGNSFVSNRSMCTFIIVMLVTGTLERSGLKQAASALMGKMKNASAGIVLGVYGVLRMLFAAFNVEFGGVAGFVRPIVLPMAHAAAEKENKKISEKHMEELKGMSAGMENIAMFFGQVLFVGGSGMLLVQGTYKDLGYDVALADLAKTQIPVAIMALIVSITYYMIKNKKIEKQEHRKDEVS; translated from the coding sequence ATGGAATATATCAAATTGCTAGGAATCGTGATCGTGATTCTGGGATTTGCGTTAAAATTAAATTCCATTTTGATTATTATAAGTGCATGTGTAGTGACAGCCTTTGTATCCGGCATGGATATGATGACCTTTTTAGAAACACTGGGAAACAGTTTTGTGTCCAATCGAAGTATGTGTACCTTTATCATCGTTATGCTGGTGACAGGAACCCTGGAACGAAGTGGCTTAAAACAAGCCGCAAGTGCATTGATGGGAAAAATGAAGAATGCCTCAGCTGGCATTGTATTAGGGGTCTATGGCGTACTTCGTATGTTGTTTGCGGCATTTAATGTAGAATTTGGCGGTGTCGCAGGCTTTGTACGTCCGATTGTCTTGCCAATGGCACATGCGGCAGCAGAAAAGGAAAATAAAAAAATATCAGAAAAACATATGGAAGAATTAAAAGGCATGTCTGCCGGTATGGAAAACATCGCCATGTTCTTTGGACAGGTGTTGTTTGTAGGAGGCAGTGGCATGCTGCTGGTACAAGGAACATATAAAGATTTAGGATATGATGTAGCTCTGGCAGATTTAGCCAAAACACAGATTCCAGTTGCCATCATGGCGTTAATCGTGAGTATTACATACTATATGATAAAAAATAAAAAAATAGAAAAGCAGGAACACAGAAAGGATGAAGTTTCATGA
- the feoB gene encoding ferrous iron transport protein B has protein sequence MLFEKMLAVNDEINAAVLKERPGYTIALVGNPNVGKSTVFNALTGMHQHTGNWPGKTVELAQGSFNDQNMVHQLIDLPGTYSLLAHSSEEEVTRDYICFEKCDICLVICDATCLQRNMHLVLQTMEITPNVIMVVNLMDEAKKKKITIDLDKLHDLLDIEVVSMSARSEEGFDDLKKAIKKVGESHLQNKQVITYTKEIENSIAHLCEIMDTTMDNKRFLAMKLLEPEGEKIRFYEAIINAKQVKQCVQEEVQRLSACGIYQVYEDEIVKKLHQKAKEICDESIIFNNAAYLEKDARLDRIFTDKVWGFVWMIVLLSVIFWITISGANMPSDVLSAMFTHLEAWMHSLFQGWGVYPALENFVIDGMVKTAGWVISVMLPPMAIFFPLFTILEDYGYLPRIAFNLDGLFQKANACGKQALTICMGFGCNAVGVTGARIIDSQRERLIAILTNVFIPCNGRFPTLIALITMFFAGVLISPWNGIVSTLLLTGVIVFGIFLTLVISKILSKTLLKGVPSSFTLELPPYRRPQFGKVIVRSIFDRTLFVLGRAISVALPAGAIIWLLANITISDVTLLTMISDFLDPFGRIMGLDGVILLAFILGFPANEIVVPIIIMAYMASGSMNNIADLSVLKTLFVDHGWTWITAICTMMFCLVHFPCATTLLTIKKETQSRKWTMLSFLIPTVCGIVLCIITNFILHLF, from the coding sequence ATGCTCTTTGAGAAAATGCTTGCGGTAAATGATGAAATCAATGCGGCAGTATTAAAAGAACGACCAGGATATACCATTGCTTTGGTGGGAAATCCAAACGTAGGAAAAAGTACAGTATTTAATGCATTGACAGGAATGCATCAACATACAGGCAATTGGCCAGGGAAAACCGTAGAACTGGCACAGGGAAGCTTTAATGATCAGAATATGGTGCATCAGCTGATAGATCTGCCAGGAACATATTCCTTACTGGCGCATTCCAGTGAGGAAGAAGTGACAAGAGATTATATTTGTTTTGAAAAATGTGACATCTGTCTGGTGATCTGTGATGCGACATGTTTACAACGCAATATGCACCTTGTACTACAGACAATGGAAATCACACCCAATGTCATTATGGTAGTGAACCTGATGGATGAGGCGAAAAAGAAAAAAATCACCATCGATTTAGATAAGCTGCATGATCTGTTAGATATTGAAGTAGTGTCGATGAGTGCTAGAAGTGAGGAAGGTTTTGATGATTTAAAAAAAGCAATCAAGAAAGTTGGAGAAAGCCATTTACAAAACAAGCAGGTAATCACCTATACCAAAGAAATTGAAAACAGCATTGCACACCTGTGTGAAATCATGGATACCACAATGGATAATAAACGATTTCTCGCTATGAAATTATTAGAGCCAGAAGGAGAAAAAATACGATTTTATGAAGCAATCATCAATGCAAAACAGGTAAAACAATGCGTGCAAGAGGAAGTACAACGACTATCCGCATGTGGAATCTACCAGGTGTATGAAGATGAAATCGTGAAAAAGCTGCATCAGAAAGCAAAAGAAATCTGTGATGAAAGTATTATCTTTAACAATGCCGCTTATCTGGAAAAAGATGCAAGACTGGATCGTATCTTTACAGATAAAGTATGGGGATTTGTATGGATGATCGTATTGTTATCGGTAATATTCTGGATTACGATTTCCGGTGCCAATATGCCAAGTGATGTGTTAAGCGCGATGTTTACGCATTTGGAAGCATGGATGCATTCACTTTTTCAAGGCTGGGGGGTATATCCAGCTTTAGAAAATTTTGTGATTGATGGCATGGTGAAAACTGCAGGATGGGTCATCAGTGTCATGCTGCCGCCAATGGCAATCTTTTTTCCATTGTTTACGATATTAGAAGATTATGGATATCTTCCAAGAATTGCATTTAATCTGGATGGTTTATTTCAAAAAGCAAATGCATGTGGGAAACAGGCGTTAACAATCTGTATGGGATTTGGCTGTAATGCTGTTGGTGTTACCGGCGCAAGAATTATAGATTCTCAAAGAGAACGTTTGATTGCGATACTCACCAATGTTTTTATTCCTTGTAATGGACGTTTTCCAACGCTGATTGCTTTAATTACCATGTTTTTTGCGGGGGTATTGATTTCACCATGGAATGGTATTGTATCCACGCTGTTATTGACAGGAGTCATTGTATTTGGAATATTTCTGACTCTTGTGATATCCAAAATATTAAGTAAAACTTTGTTGAAGGGAGTCCCAAGCAGCTTTACATTAGAACTGCCACCATATCGAAGACCACAATTTGGCAAAGTAATCGTTCGTTCTATCTTTGATCGTACATTGTTTGTATTAGGCAGGGCCATTAGTGTTGCCCTACCAGCTGGTGCAATTATCTGGCTGCTTGCCAATATTACAATTTCAGATGTAACATTATTAACGATGATTTCTGATTTTCTGGATCCATTTGGACGCATAATGGGCTTGGATGGCGTGATTCTATTAGCATTTATCTTAGGCTTTCCAGCGAATGAAATCGTCGTTCCTATCATCATTATGGCATATATGGCAAGTGGATCCATGAATAATATCGCAGATTTAAGCGTATTAAAAACTTTGTTTGTCGATCATGGCTGGACATGGATCACAGCAATTTGTACCATGATGTTTTGCCTGGTGCACTTTCCATGTGCTACCACTTTGCTTACTATCAAAAAAGAAACACAAAGCAGAAAATGGACAATGTTGTCCTTTCTGATTCCAACTGTATGTGGCATCGTTTTATGTATCATAACCAATTTCATTCTTCATTTATTTTAG
- a CDS encoding ferrous iron transport protein A — MTLYECRMKEKVFVKSIVDCEMKRRLLDLGFVNGTLVEPVLESPSKGMRAYLIKGCKIALRNNESKLIEVVKGEEHAL, encoded by the coding sequence GTGACTTTATACGAGTGCAGGATGAAAGAAAAAGTCTTTGTGAAAAGTATTGTGGACTGTGAGATGAAACGACGTCTTTTGGATCTTGGCTTTGTGAATGGTACATTAGTGGAGCCTGTATTAGAAAGCCCAAGCAAAGGCATGCGTGCCTATTTGATCAAAGGATGTAAAATAGCATTGCGAAATAACGAAAGCAAATTGATTGAAGTGGTAAAGGGGGAAGAACATGCTCTTTGA
- a CDS encoding GGDEF domain-containing protein, whose translation MYDTIKSEHIHPTFVALGDIDDFKYINDHYGHMCGDYVLVSIATIIKDILFQSVGIVRWGGEEIVLLFEDEDVMMPKAMLEQIRQKIEAFDFNFDDQHIQVTMTFGLSAVLDDVDDAIQNADEHMYQGKRSGKNQIIS comes from the coding sequence ATGTATGATACGATAAAGTCGGAACATATCCATCCAACCTTTGTGGCTTTGGGAGATATAGATGATTTTAAATATATCAATGATCATTATGGACATATGTGCGGTGATTATGTATTGGTTTCGATTGCTACGATTATCAAAGATATATTATTTCAAAGTGTTGGTATCGTGCGATGGGGTGGAGAAGAAATCGTATTGTTGTTTGAGGATGAAGATGTGATGATGCCAAAAGCGATGCTGGAACAGATCCGGCAGAAAATTGAAGCATTTGATTTTAATTTTGATGATCAACATATTCAAGTGACCATGACTTTTGGATTAAGTGCAGTACTTGATGATGTAGATGATGCCATACAGAATGCAGATGAACATATGTATCAGGGAAAACGATCAGGTAAAAATCAAATTATTTCATAA